The following nucleotide sequence is from Salvia splendens isolate huo1 chromosome 2, SspV2, whole genome shotgun sequence.
AAGGTCAGTTTGATAAATCTAGAAGCTCACGATTCCTGATAGGAAGCTTTCTCAGCAGCCATTTcatcataattaaaaatttattaattggatcAGTACTTGGGCGATTGGCAATAGCATTATTACTATCCAGCTTCATCATGGTTCCTATTTCCTATAAGCTAAAACATGTGAGTAACTAGTAATATTGTACATATTATATTTTGGTCCTGTAGTAAGAGCAAATCTTGAAGCAACTCAGGCCAGGGTGCAGCCAAAGTtaatttctgttttatttttaaaatagttcATATATACAGCTGCCTGGTGATGTTCTTAAAGTAGTAAGGTCCAGTGACTTTTGTGAGATATTATCAGATCGTGTGATTGCTATCATGATGCTCTCCTTGATTTTCGCCCTGGGATATGTTCTTAAATCCTTAGGTTACTACTACAAGacaaacatatttttttatttcttacatGATATGAGGGTGTATATTTGCATCCTTCAGAAAAGTTATCCTACTCTCAGCTGCGCAAAATCCTCTCTGATGACATTTTTATGAATTACTCCCCCCCCCTTCTGATGAAATTTGCAGGCTGCTCGCAACAATAAACTTCTTGCAGTTCCAGCCCTACTTTATGCTATAAATAACTACCTGAAGTTTACTATGCAGGTATATTTAGTTTTGTTAGGAGGCCCGGTTTACACCTACATTTCTGAAATTACACGTTAGTGATATAAAACATTCCTCTTCATTACTGTTCAATGCTCATGCGATTGGATGTGGTTACATTGAGATGTCAAATGTAATTCCTAACTCTTGAGTATGTCTGCATGTCATGTATTCTGTACATTAAGTCTATCTTCCTGATAGAATTCTGCCGTTCAAGTGTTAAGCACATCTAAATGTAGGTTTCAGATCCTATACGAATGTGTGCAAGAACTAGAAAGTTAGTTTGTTTTAAAACCCTTATACTATGGTATGATGTAGGATCATATCAAACAAAAATATTCTTCAACTGCTTTTATTAAGGAAAGCTTGTTGGATGCCTGTGTTCACATAAATATGATTGACATGCATCATCATGtaacaaacacacacataaatatttacatttatCTGTCCATATCAGCGCACACATATATGTAtactttttctttatatattgTATGCACTATCCATAATGCTTTCCATGTTCCATCAATACTTGTACCCTCCATATGAAAAATCTCATGTTATGTACTTTCATATGTTGCTCTTCTTAGTTCTCTCCTAGATGGCAGTGTAACATAATTATATATCAATGTCTTGACAACATGATTACtcacactccctccgtcccactttagcagtcccggtttaccatttttgggtgtcccacTTTATAAGTTCcggttggaatattccataaatggtaataggccccacattccactaaccttttcccactcacattttattataaaactaatactctccctgtcccataaaaaatgtctcactttcctttttagtttgtcccattaaagatgtcacatatctatttttgaaaaaagttttctctcacattaaacatgaatataaatattacattttctctctccacttaaaacacaaaacaaaacctcctaaaatctcgcgTTGTCCCACAattgtgacatcttttgtgggactgagggaatataaaagtaagactcacattccattatCTTTTTTGCCaattttcctttacatttcttaaatcccgtgccgaactcaaatgggactcctaaagtgggacggagggaggaaTGAGCCATAATAGGATTTGTCTAGGATTAAATTAGTCATAGAAGTGAAGGTGAGATGGTTAATCATGAGATACAATTTAATCTAGGCATTATGGAGGTGGGCCAAGATACATTGTCACTGGCCGAGCTTTTGAGAAAAACAAACGCAACCCAAACAAGAGATAAGATTAGTCATGACCTTTAATCACAAGTAATTATGGAAACCGAACACCTCTTTAGATGATAAGCAGAATCTTAAGTGTTTACAGAAAGCTTTTTTATGCTctaatgaaattatatttttttgaagtcCTAATTTGGGGGGACTTCACTGCATATGCTCTTTAGGACCTTTTCTAAATACTAACTGATTCTTTTATAGGAGATAGTGGCTGCAACTTCTTTCTACACTTAAAGTAACTAACAACTCTTCATGTTTCCTTACTCTTATCTCAGCTATATTTCAACCCCGCAACAGTAAAAATGTTGAGCAATTTAAAGGTGCGTTGGCAATGCTTTCTTGGAAATATTCATCTTTTCTTTTATCTGATTAATTAGTTTGTTAATCCTGTCTTATTGGTGTTCTAACATGATCTGAGAATAATAAAGGTGGTGGAATACCATCTTGAGATAGGAGCAAAACCATAGAGAGCCGATGTTTGCctttgttttactttttgtcTCATGATCATCTCTCTCTTCTCAGGTTTTGGTAATTGCTGTACTTCTCAAGTTCATCATGAAACGCCGATTTTCAATAATTCAGGTTAGTTTCTTTTATTGACTGGATAAGATCATACACATGCTATTGGGTATTCTGAAAAATAATGTTTTTCTGTTTCATTATACAAGAATTTAATGAGTTTGTTGCAAGATAAGCTACCAGTGCAATCTAGTTTTTAAACATTGGCAAATTTTGTTGTTATGTCCCAGTGGGAGGCTCTTGCTTTGCTGCTGATTGGGATTAGTATAAATCAACTTAAATCCATGCCAGTGGGTACCACTACTTTGGATCTCCCCATTACGACTACTGCATATATGTGCACACTGATATTTGTAAGTTATTCTGGGTATCTTGACGATGATAGTATCTGTGAGTTGCATGGGTGTACAGAACAACCTTCTTCCcgaaattttcattaatttgttCTATGCAGGCATAAATGACTTCGGTTTTTTGAATGCAGGTAACAGTTCCTTCTATGGCCTCTGTCTTCAATGAGTATGCCCTCAAAAGCCAATATGACACGAGCATATATCTTCAGGTGGTTTAACATAATCAAATGTTGAAAAAGTGTTCCATATCATTTATAGTCTGTTTTTGGTTCAAATGTACCTGTATTATGATGTTTTGTCATGCATAAGGCCACATTCCAGTCCCTTAATGTTCACATCATTTCATTGAGGCAAATAGAGTTGTATTATTGAAGTGGCAAATACTGATTTTTACTGCCTCAGTTGTAGCCCCAAGACTATATGGTTGTGAAAGCAgattatgattattattttattagaatGTTCTCCTCTGATTTTTCATATTTGTGACAGTGATTCTAAAATTTATTTGTTCGTTGAGTATTATAATTGAAACTAATTTGGTTTTCATGATACCGTGAGATTTAACTTAGTTGATAACCTGGTCGATAGTATATATGTGTTCTTACTTCGTTACTTTTTTCTCTACTGGAATTTGCAGAACTTATTTTTATATGGATATGGAGCTATCTTCAACTTTCTTGGAATCCTCGGAACTGTTGTTTTTAAAGGTACGGTGCTTAATTGTGCTTATCCAGCCTGCAGATTAGCACCAACAGTTTGGATAAGGCTGGCTCATTTTGTATTATATTGGGACAGGATAATCAGATTTTAGGCTTTACCTGTATCTGACTGTCAGCATGCCATTCATAGCTCGGAAGGGGATTTTTTTTTACTGTTTTTGTATATAACATATATTGCAATAAATGTTTCAGGTCCCGACAATTTCAATATATTGGAAGGACATTCAAAAGCTACTATGTTTTTGATATGTAACAATGCTGCCCAAGGAATTCTATCCTCCTTTTTCTTCAAATATGCTGGTGAGAGAATTTTTTAGTCGCTACTTTTACAGATTATATCCTTTACACGGGATAGTAACACATTGGCTTTACCAATCTCATGTTATCTACTTCTCATCTGTGCAGTCTAATAGGATTGCTTATTACTTAACTTCTTGTGCGACATGCTTACACATGTGTATTTTCATGTTCCCAGACACGATCTTGAAGAAGTATTCATCGACTGTTGCAACAATATTTACAGGCATAGCATCAGCTGCTTTGTTTGGTCATACTTTGACCATAAACTTTTTGTTAGGGATTTCAGTTGTTTTCATTTCAATGCACCAGGTACAAAACTGAActaaagtaattttttttctcatgtATATTGCATAAAATATCGAGGCTTATATGTAATATAATTCTGGTTTCAGTTCTTTTCACCTTTTGCAAAACCCAAAGATGAAGAACAAAAAGGGGTGGCAGAAAGAACTGATGTACAAGATAAACATAGGTATTCATTCTGTTCTAGAACACTCACATGCTTCAAACATaaaatctttctatttttcaaGTGAGCACTCTTTACTTCATGCAGTTGTTGAAGGCTCCATATTATTATGTTCTATACATTGTTGGGTCTGTTTTGAATTATAAATGGCAGAACAGCCTTTTAGTAGTTCAGTTCACATCTTCTTTCATGCCAATGCACCCTCAAACTAGTACATTAATGATGGGGGAGTGGACCATGCCATATAGATTTCAATTATTATGTAATGCTTGCTTCTGAGTACATTTACGAGACATCAATACCTTTTCAACTTGACGGTGTAGATATGAACATTTTTGTCGTATCTGGATATTCTTGTAGCAAAGAACTGTATTTTCTGTGCctcttctttcttttgttttctttttatgGGTGTTTAGTTTCACCTTTGTTTGTCCCCCCTGATTTGGATGGTAGGGTACGGATCTGTGGGCTAATGCTAAGGTGAGGGGCAGGAGAGATAGTGAATAACTTTATCATTTTCTTTGCAGTATTTGATAATTAATCCTTAAACTCAACCAATTCTGCAAGCATTAGCCATTAGCCAATCATCATCTCCAAGATATCTCAGAATTCACTGATTCTTTACTTTTGGCTAGTTTTTGGTATTTTGTTCAACTTTTTTGACTAGTAATTCTCACAACATTTCTACCATAATAGCATGTTCCTCCCCTCCCAACATTATTTGACAACTGGATAATCTTCATACTTCAGGTCAAGGGATTCATCCTTCTTAAATATGGCCGCAGGAGCTAATGAAGAGGTAGAATATAAGTATATGTCAATTGCACATTtgattttttcttgtgaaacaTATATTTCCTCATAGTTCTGCATTCTTTCTCCAGGCTAGTCACCGTGTTGGACCTGATGAAAGACAACCTCTTCTTCCCAAATGAAAATATAGTCCATTGGTATGTTGGCAACACATACgagtattttatatactatcttttattaattgcaCCATTAAATATAAAGACCGCGGTGCAGGTGGACTTGAACATGAGATAAAATGCTTAAGGCATTAACAACATTATATGTAGGGCTCTTAATCAGTCCAAATGGCGTTGACAAAATATTGTCAATTAAATACAGCCTTTGCAATAAAGATCTTGAATTATTATCTGATAAGCTGGGCGGGATCATGTTATTTTCCTTATCTGTTTTGACATTATTATTTCATGCTCTCCTTCCAACAACACTGTGATTCTAATACGAATGAATCACACTGTAGGTTGTTTCCTTGGAGCGTAGAAAAGAAGATAACGCTATGTTGATCGCCACTAGCACGGTGGCCGCTTCCATGAAATATGGATAGCTGTTGTTCTTCTCTAAAACACACTGGAATAGTGGGAAATACAGTATGCAATATGGAGGACTCAACCTTGAAGAGTATAGATGCAGGCCTTTTACTCGAATTCCCAATATATTCTTTTATGATAATATGTAAATTGATGAGTTCTAGTTCATTTATGTATTGATTCATTTTTTGTAATCAAGATGTACCTTAGTTCATTGAGCACCATCCTCTCCTTTTCTCTCTCCTgctatttccatttttggtcTGTATATTA
It contains:
- the LOC121790257 gene encoding CMP-sialic acid transporter 2-like, yielding MNNGMIECSACHSKIANPSSKAVARAYDRHRSKISSKQRALNFLLVGGDCVLVGFQPILVYMSKVDGGFKFSPISVNFLTELAKVLFAITMLLFQARQQKVGEKPLLSLSTFMQAARNNKLLAVPALLYAINNYLKFTMQLYFNPATVKMLSNLKVLVIAVLLKFIMKRRFSIIQWEALALLLIGISINQLKSMPVGTTTLDLPITTTAYMCTLIFVTVPSMASVFNEYALKSQYDTSIYLQNLFLYGYGAIFNFLGILGTVVFKGPDNFNILEGHSKATMFLICNNAAQGILSSFFFKYADTILKKYSSTVATIFTGIASAALFGHTLTINFLLGISVVFISMHQFFSPFAKPKDEEQKGVAERTDVQDKHRSRDSSFLNMAAGANEEASHRVGPDERQPLLPK